A window of Exiguobacterium sp. FSL W8-0210 genomic DNA:
AAGCTGTCGTCATTCCGATCTGTTCCACTTCACCAGAAAGTGTCGTGTCAGGATAGCTGTCGACATACACGTCAACGGTTTGTCCGACTTTGATTTCATCGATTTCTGTTTCTTCGATGTTCGCTGTGACCCAAAGGTCGTTTAAGTCAAAACCATAGGCAAGTGGTGTACCGGCTGCGACGAAGCCGTTCTTTGTCGCCATCGACTGAACGATCGTTGCCTTCGCAGGCATCGAAACAGAAAGATCTGTTGGTTTTTGTCCAGCTTGCGCAGTCATGATGTGACCAAGTGTTGCACCGCTGTCGAGCGATTCGCCTGTTTTAGCAGACCAGTCCGTTAATTTACCAGCGCTTGGGCTAGCAATCGTTATCATTTTGCCATCGATTTTCGCATTGTCTGTTTTGACATAGCTCGTTGCTTGATCGT
This region includes:
- a CDS encoding HlyD family secretion protein, coding for MSMKKLLIINIVTLIVLIGGGVVGYYYYDQATSYVKTDNAKIDGKMITIASPSAGKLTDWSAKTGESLDSGATLGHIMTAQAGQKPTDLSVSMPAKATIVQSMATKNGFVAAGTPLAYGFDLNDLWVTANIEETEIDEIKVGQTVDVYVDSYPDTTLSGEVEQIGMTTASTFSMMPSSNGNANYTKVAQVIPVKVSLSQEKSLDIRPGMNVTVRIHKD